A DNA window from Anoplolepis gracilipes chromosome 13, ASM4749672v1, whole genome shotgun sequence contains the following coding sequences:
- the LOC140672768 gene encoding uncharacterized protein: MHAVGLHSALAIKRQRKRRDEQRRARERRYSAQSGESGLTSPRASTGSLDHHGRHHKGTHGAARHAGQGMLDTKVVTSIGMLHIGVVFLVLGAFLLMSGLLPGDLAHWGTKASGGWWNELVAVGLFAILIGIFLIVLNRVIAKKEEDDLEQYVQRQLTRSRSGHRLERDVETGGLTTRHARRAKQMKQVSSETSIEIKDGKAVDGDGSPPRSPPPAYSPQIAINGDNQAVQSALYLEQITEEEIISDRVETSTTNSLSPGSPSETRELLQNVRYSKQNGNPQQVHRPHYVSKI, translated from the coding sequence ATGCACGCGGTTGGATTGCACTCGGCGCTGGCCATCAAACGTCAGCGAAAGCGCCGGGACGAGCAGCGTCGCGCTCGCGAGCGTCGTTATAGCGCGCAATCGGGCGAAAGTGGCCTGACGTCGCCTAGGGCCTCGACCGGCTCCCTGGACCACCATGGCAGGCATCACAAGGGAACGCACGGGGCGGCGCGTCACGCCGGCCAGGGGATGTTGGACACCAAGGTGGTCACCTCGATCGGGATGCTGCACATCGGGGTGGTGTTTCTCGTGCTGGGCGCCTTTCTGCTGATGAGCGGCCTCCTGCCGGGCGATCTCGCTCACTGGGGCACCAAGGCCTCCGGCGGCTGGTGGAACGAGCTCGTGGCCGTGGGGCTGTTCGCGATCCTGATCGGCATCTTCCTCATCGTGCTGAATCGCGTGATCGCCAAGAAGGAGGAGGACGATCTCGAGCAGTACGTACAACGTCAGCTCACCAGATCCAGATCCGGGCATCGATTGGAACGGGACGTGGAAACTGGCGGGCTCACCACCCGCCACGCCAGACGGGCCAAGCAGATGAAGCAGGTGTCGTCGGAGACGTCTATCGAGATTAAGGACGGAAAGGCGGTTGACGGTGACGGATCGCCGCCGAGAAGCCCGCCGCCGGCGTATTCGCCGCAGATCGCCATCAACGGTGACAATCAGGCGGTACAGTCGGCGTTGTACCTGGAGCAGATTACCGAAGAGGAGATTATCAGCGATCGCGTCGAGACCTCCACCACCAACAGCCTCAGTCCAGGTTCGCCCAGCGAGACTCGAGAGTTGCTGCAGAACGTGCGATATTCCAAGCAGAATGGCAATCCGCAGCAAGTTCATCGGCCGCATTACGTTTCCAAGATCTAG
- the LOC140672770 gene encoding uncharacterized protein: MRQGVILAGVRCYVLHCVPLPVESPVATPIPPATSEQAPAVPKDTLDLLVGHQNQPETDALMQHREHHHHHHHQHHHHNNHKQKRSSQGSHSEEA, from the exons ATGCGGCAAG GCGTTATTCTAGCGGGCGTAAGATGTTACGTGTTACATTGCGTGCCGCTTCCGGTTGAATCGCCGGTCGCAACGCCTATTCCGCCAGCGACGAGCGAGCAAGCACCAGCCGTACCCAAAGACACCTTGGATCTTCTGGTTGGTCATCAGAATCAACCGGAAACGGATGCTTTGATGCAGCATCGAGagcatcatcatcatcatcatcatcagcaTCATCATCATAACAATCACAAACAGAAACGTAGTTCTCAGGGCTCGCATTCCGAAGAGgcctaa